CAACATCTTCTGCAATGATTAGCAATGGTCTTCCGCTCCGCGCTACTTGTTCAAGGATCGGCAAGAGGTCTTTCATACTGCTTATTTTTTTCTCATGGGCAAGTATGTAAGCATCTTCAAGTTCTACGGTCATCTTGTCTGTGTTGGTCACAAAGTAGGGTGAGAGATAGCCTCTGTCGAACTGCATTCCTTCCACTATCTCCAACTCTGTTTCCAGACCTTTTGCTTCTTCCACTGTTATCACTCCTTCTTTCCCCACTTTGCTCATGGCCTCAGCAATTATATTTCCTATAGCTTCGTCATTATTGGCAGAGATGGTTCCAACCTGGGCGATCTCCTTCTGGTCTTTTGTTGGTTTGCTTAACTTTTTCAGCTCCTCAACAACTACTTCGACGGCTTTATCAATACCCCTTTTGATATCCATGGGATTGCTGCCTGCTGCTACGGCTTTAACACCCTCCCTGTAGATGGCCTGGGCAAGAATTGTTGCAGTTGTTGTTCCATCACCAGCCACATCGGAGGTTTTACTAGCTACCTCCCTCACCATCTGGGCACCCATGTTTTCGAATTTGTCTTCCAGTTCTATCTCTCGGGCCACAGTAACGCCATCTTTTGTGACCACAGGTGAACCAAAGGTTTTATCCAGAATGACGTTTCTCCCTTTAGGTCCTAAAGTTACCTTTACGGCATCAGCGAGAGCGTTTACTCCGTTTAGTATTGCTTTTCTTGCCTCTTCATCATATTTTAATATTTTCGCTGCCATAGGTCTGATCCTCCTTACGTGTCACAGAGTTTATTTATCTTCGATAATACCGAGAATCTCGTCTTCTCGCATGATGAGGTACTCTTTCCCTTCTATTTTTACCTCCATTCCCGCGTATTTGCTGAACAACACCCTGTCTCCCTCTTTGACATCAGGTATTACCAGCTTCCCCTCATCGGTGTATCGACCTTTTCCTACGGCGATAACTTTTCCCTCCATTGGTTTTTCCCTGGCTGTATCTGGGATAATGATACCTCCAGCCGTTTTTTCTTCTTCTTCGACTCGTTCCACCACAACCCTGTCCTGTAAAGGTCTGATTTTCATATAACCCACTCCTTTCTGATTTTTTTGAGTTTTTTACACGTAAAGGCAAAAAGAATGCATTCTTTACTATCGGCGCATAACATATGCACGAAATCAACTATGTCAAGGTCGAGCAGGAATTTTAAATGCCCGTCTGCGCATTGAGGTGTTGATGTGTAACGGTGCTCTACTCCCGGATGATATG
The genomic region above belongs to Syntrophales bacterium and contains:
- the groES gene encoding co-chaperone GroES, with translation MKIRPLQDRVVVERVEEEEKTAGGIIIPDTAREKPMEGKVIAVGKGRYTDEGKLVIPDVKEGDRVLFSKYAGMEVKIEGKEYLIMREDEILGIIEDK